In Pyrus communis chromosome 1, drPyrComm1.1, whole genome shotgun sequence, the following are encoded in one genomic region:
- the LOC137707719 gene encoding pentatricopeptide repeat-containing protein At3g29230, whose translation MQCKTVRVAMVLHELAQKPPHRLLAEKFIALLQSCKAMKQLHQIQTQIISHGFSHNEYIAPKIVSACAELKQMAYAHKVFDEIPDPNVALWNAMFRGYGKNENHGEVIVLFCRMKSMDILPNCFTFPVVIKSCGKMKRLIEGEMVHCVVIKCGFGANPYVGTTLIEMYAAGGLIGAAYKVFGEMFERNVVAWTSMINGYILCGDMVSAQRLFDLAPERDIVLWNTMISGYIELRDMVAARKLFDEMPRQDVMCWNTVLNGYASNGDIEACERLFEEMPERNVFSWNGLIGGYARNGRFFETLGSFKRMLSESDLLPNDATLVTVLSACARLGALDLGKWLHVYAKSIGYKRNVYVGNALIDMYAKCGIIDNALDVFTSMDKKDLISWNTIICGLAMHGRGADALNLFSQMKNCGGKPDAITFVGILCSCTHLGLVEDGLLYFQSMVDDYSIVPQIEHYGCMVDLLGRSGLLDQAMNFVRKMPMEADAVIWAALLGACRIYKKIDLAELALERLIELEPKNPANYVMLSNIYGDLGRWKDVARLKVSMRDTGHKKFPGVSLIEVNDGVVEFYSLDKRHPETEEIYGALMGLTKLLRSSGYVPNILELGQGAYHN comes from the coding sequence ATGCAATGTAAAACAGTAAGAGTAGCAATGGTTTTGCATGAACTGGCCCAAAAGCCCCCTCACAGACTCCTTGCAGAAAAATTCATCGCACTCTTGCAGTCCTGTAAGGCCATGAAGCAACTTCACCAAATTCAGACCCAGATAATCTCCCACGGTTTCTCACACAACGAGTACATTGCACCGAAAATAGTCTCAGCATGCGCCGAACTGAAGCAAATGGCGTATGCCCAcaaggtgtttgatgaaataccTGACCCAAATGTTGCTCTATGGAACGCAATGTTCAGAGGTTATGGGAAGAATGAGAATCATGGAGAAGTTATAGTATTGTTTTGTAGAATGAAGAGCATGGATATATTGCCCAATTGCTTCACATTCCCTGTCGTGATTAAATCTTGCGGAAAAATGAAACGGCTGATAGAAGGTGAGATGGTGCATTGTGTAGTGATAAAATGTGGGTTTGGAGCAAACCCATATGTGGGAACGACACTGATTGAAATGTATGCGGCTGGGGGACTGATTGGAGCTGCTTACAAGGTGTTTGGTGAAATGTTTGAGAGGAATGTGGTTGCGTGGACTTCCATGATTAATGGGTACATTTTGTGTGGTGATATGGTTTCTGCTCAGCGCCTTTTTGATTTGGCTCCGGAACGTGATATTGTGTTGTGGAACACTATGATTTCGGGTTACATTGAGCTGCGTGATATGGTGGCGGCTAGAAAACTTTTTGATGAAATGCCGAGACAAGATGTTATGTGTTGGAATACGGTTTTGAATGGTTATGCAAGTAATGGGGACATTGAGGCTTGTGAGAGGTTGTTTGAAGAGATGCCTGAGAGGAATGTTTTCTCTTGGAATGGGTTGATTGGAGGGTATGCGCGTAATGGACGGTTCTTTGAAACTCTGGGATCTTTCAAGCGGATGCTAAGTGAGAGTGATTTGCTTCCTAATGATGCCACCTTAGTGACTGTTTTGTCAGCCTGTGCAAGACTAGGAGCTCTTGATTTGGGTAAGTGGCTACATGTATATGCAAAGAGCATCGGGTACAAACGAAATGTCTATGTTGGGAATGCTTTAATTgacatgtatgcaaaatgtggGATTATTGATAATGCACTAGATGTGTTCACGAGCATGGATAAGAAAGATTTAATCAGTTGGAACACAATCATTTGTGGCTTGGCAATGCACGGTCGTGGAGCTGATGCCTTAAATTTGTTTAGCCAGATGAAGAATTGTGGAGGAAAGCCAGATGCCATCACCTTCGTAGGCATTTTGTGCTCTTGTACGCATCTTGGATTAGTCGAAGATGGCCTTTTGTATTTCCAGTCAATGGTTGATGACTATTCCATTGTGCCTCAGATTGAGCATTATGGCTGTATGGTTGATCTGCTTGGACGCTCTGGTCTTTTGGACCAGGCTATGAACTTTGTGAGGAAGATGCCAATGGAAGCAGATGCTGTCATTTGGGCTGCCTTACTTGGTGCATGTCGGATTTACAAGAAAATTGACTTGGCAGAGTTGGCACTTGAAAGGCTCATCGAACTCGAACCAAAAAACCCTGCAAATTATGTCATGCTTTCAAATATATATGGTGATCTTGGGAGGTGGAAAGATGTTGCAAGATTAAAAGTTTCAATGAGGGATACAGGACATAAAAAATTCCCTGGTGTTAGCCTTATAGAGGTGAATGATGGTGTGGTTGAGTTTTATTCCTTGGATAAGAGACATCCTGAGACTGAGGAAATATATGGTGCCTTGATGGGCTTGACGAAACTGCTAAGATCATCTGGATATGTACCAAACATTCTGGAGCTTGGGCAGGGAGCCTACCACAACTGA
- the LOC137711456 gene encoding G-type lectin S-receptor-like serine/threonine-protein kinase LECRK3, whose protein sequence is MLITSYSMPFTVGVVLAMAFVVAQAQQMQSNISRGSSLTPTTNSSWLSRSGVYAFGFYKQGNGYAVGIFLAGIPQTTIVWTAKRDDSPLPTNVTLDFTSDGFSLKPTPGQSFVIGYTSGSSASILDSGNFVIYNARQDIVWQSFEHPTDTLLPGQILFAEDELFSAKSESDHSTGIFRLKMQADGNLVQYPVNTPDTRPYAYYSSRTSWGGKNVTLNFGADGHLYLLNDTGSNIRNITDGGLPADQATIYLMRIDADGIFRLYSHDLNHNGSKSVVWESSNDKCDPKGVCGLNRYCVLQDLEAECICLPGFVPANQRNKTSDCRRIVADVCEYKNETFPYTMEELQSTIWEDSSYVDLPLSGREACKRACLEDCNCEAAIFNGTSCRKQRLPLRYGRRDVDTSNVALIKVATSTTTPDTNTIVDKGSKRKGRTDILIISLSLAAFGSILFAISVVVLCKHNVWGYKRVNTPIRDSEFNEDIALRPYTYEELEKITNNFTEEVGRGASGTVYKGVILASQKPVAVKRLEKVAAEGEKEFQTELKVIGKTHHKNLVRLLGYCLDGPKRLLVYEYMSNGSLADVLFAPDRQPCWEERMRIARNIARGFLYLHEECDTQIIHCDIKPQNILMDEYMCPKISDFGLAKLLKADQTRTTTGIRGTKGYVAPEWHRKMPITVKADVYSFGIVLLEIICCRRNVDWSLPEEEAILDELAYPCFESGELGKLVGEQEVDTRQFERMIRVALWCVQDEPSLRPSMKKVLLMLEGTVEIPIPPSPNSILSTI, encoded by the coding sequence ATGTTGATCACATCCTACTCAATGCCTTTTACGGTAGGCGTTGTCCTTGCCATGGCATTTGTTGTTGCTCAAGCACAACAAATGCAGTCGAATATCAGCCGCGGATCTTCCTTAACGCCGACTACCAACTCCTCGTGGTTGTCACGTTCTGGTGTATACGCCTTTGGATTTTACAAGCAAGGAAATGGCTATGCTGTGGGGATATTTCTTGCTGGAATCCCCCAAACAACTATAGTGTGGACTGCGAAGCGAGACGACTCTCCACTCCCCACCAATGTTACTTTGGACTTCACAAGTGATGGGTTTTCCTTGAAACCAACACCAGGCCAAAGTTTCGTCATAGGGTATACCTCCGGTTCTTCGGCTTCCATACTTGATTCGGGCAATTTTGTGATATACAATGCTCGTCAAGACATAGTATGGCAAAGTTTTGAGCACCCGACTGACACCCTTTTGCCGGGTCAGATCCTGTTTGCTGAAGACGAGCTGTTCTCTGCTAAATCAGAATCTGATCACTCAACTGGCATTTTCCGCCTCAAAATGCAAGCCGATGGAAACCTTGTCCAATACCCTGTAAATACTCCAGACACACGTCCATATGCCTACTATTCATCTAGAACGTCTTGGGGAGGAAAGAACGTGACACTTAATTTTGGTGCTGATGGCCATCTCTACTTGCTAAATGATACCGGTTCGAACATCAGGAATATAACGGATGGAGGTCTTCCTGCTGATCAAGCAACAATTTATCTTATGAGAATTGATGCAGATGGAATATTTCGATTGTATTCGCATGATTTGAATCACAACGGGAGCAAGTCAGTGGTATGGGAATCTTCCAACGACAAGTGTGACCCTAAAGGTGTATGCGGATTAAATCGTTATTGTGTCTTACAAGATCTTGAAGCTGAATGTATATGTCTTCCAGGATTTGTACCTGCCAATCAGAGAAATAAGACTTCAGACTGTAGGAGGATAGTTGCAGATGTTTGCGAATACAAAAACGAAACTTTCCCGTACACCATGGAAGAACTGCAAAGCACAATATGGGAAGACAGTTCGTATGTGGATTTGCCATTATCAGGCAGAGAAGCTTGCAAACGAGCCTGTTTGGAGGACTGTAATTGTGAAGCCGCGATTTTCAATGGTACAAGCTGCAGAAAGCAGAGGCTTCCTTTGAGATATGGAAGAAGAGATGTTGATACTTCAAACGTAGCTCTCATCAAGGTAGCTACATCTACAACTACTCCAGATACAAATACAATTGTGGACAAAGGAAGcaagagaaaaggaagaacCGACATCCTGATTATTAGTCTCTCGCTTGCTGCTTTCGGATCTATTTTGTTTGCAATTTCTGTAGTTGTGCTTTGCAAACATAATGTGTGGGGGTATAAAAGAGTGAATACTCCCATTCGTGACTCTGAATTCAATGAGGACATCGCTCTGCGACCATATACTTATGAAGAGTTAGAGAAGATTACCAACAATTTTACAGAAGAGGTTGGAAGAGGCGCGTCGGGAACAGTTTATAAAGGAGTGATCTTGGCTAGCCAAAAGCCAGTTGCTGTCAAACGACTGGAGAAAGTTGCAGCTGAAGGCGAAAAAGAATTTCAGACTGAGCTGAAAGTCATTGGGAAAACCCATCACAAGAATTTAGTCCGTCTGCTTGGATACTGTCTTGATGGACCAAAAAGGCTTTTGGTATACGAGTACATGAGCAATGGCTCACTTGCAGATGTACTCTTCGCACCTGACAGACAGCCTTGTTGGGAAGAAAGAATGAGAATTGCTCGCAACATAGCACGAGGATTTCTTTACCTCCATGAAGAGTGTGATACACAGATTATTCATTGTGACATAAAGCCCCAAAACATTCTGATGGATGAGTACATGTGCcccaaaatatcagattttggaTTGGCAAAGCTGCTTAAGGCAGACCAAACAAGAACCACAACTGGCATCAGAGGAACCAAGGGATATGTTGCACCAGAGTGGCATAGGAAAATGCCAATAACAGTTAAAGCTGATGTTTACAGCTTCGGAATTGTTTTGTTGGAGATCATATGTTGTCGAAGGAATGTGGATTGGAGTCTTCCAGAGGAGGAGGCTATTTTGGATGAATTAGCCTACCCCTGTTTTGAGAGTGGTGAGCTTGGAAAACTAGTGGGTGAACAAGAGGTCGACACAAGGCAATTTGAACGGATGATTAGAGTGGCACTTTGGTGCGTCCAGGATGAACCGTCGTTGCGTCCTTCTATGAAGAAGGTTTTACTCATGCTTGAAGGAACTGTAGAAATCCCAATCCCTCCCAGTCCTAACTCTATTCTCAGCACCATCTAA
- the LOC137727469 gene encoding uncharacterized protein, which translates to MPPDTGGRGMMIVATDYFTKWFVGKDLVKFFQKYGIKQHISTSRYPQDNEQAKVSNKTILDYLKKSLFNKKGKLPDELPRCLWAYRTTKRRVTGETHFSLAFGSKAIIIPDVIVLSINTLLPSIEQKSKEMATYIYLAKEKREQTITLIAAYQ; encoded by the exons ATGCCGCCCGATACTGggggcagaggcatgatgatcgtggcaactgattacttcaccaaatgg TTCGTGGGCAAAGATTTGGTGAAGTTTTTCcaaaaatatggcatcaagcagcacatcTCCACGTCGAGATATCCTCAAGACAATGAGCAGGCCAAAGTATCCAACAAGACGATCCTTGActacctcaagaaatccctcttcaacaagaagggaaaattgCCAGATGAACTTCCCAGatgtctatgggcatatcgcaccaccaaaagacgagTAACCGGTGAGACTCATttttctttggcatttggttcaaaAGCAATCATTATTCCCGATGTCATCGTGCTAAGTATTAACACTCTACTGCCAAGTATTGAGCAAAAAagtaaggagatggccacaTACATATATCTGGCAAAGGAGAAACGCGAGCAAACCATCACCCTTATCGCAGCCTACCAGTAG
- the LOC137727479 gene encoding uncharacterized protein: MTNISKSPFTDEIEQAESPCKFSMPHLTSFKRDGDPERHLNHYRNAMILHRNNDDLMCKIFTTILQGEAQDWFYTLPPQSIRSFDEFSLVFTKEYSSYRSIKKKSDHLFNIKRNPKKLLHDYVKRFKAQKAKIVECNDSIARVAFQKRVTTDHLLFEKLIMKKDLTLADSFALTEKHAFGTRLADPDART; this comes from the coding sequence atgaccaacataagcaagtCACCCTTCACGGATGAGATCGAGCAGGCAGAGTCTCCATGCAAGTTCAGCATGCCACATCTCACATCCTTTAAAAGGGATGGAGACCCGGAGAGACACCTAAACCACTACCGAAACGCAATGATCCTCCATCGAAACAACGATGAtcttatgtgcaagatattcaccaCTATTCTACAAGGCGaggcgcaagattggttctacaccTTGCCGCCACAATCCATCAggagttttgacgaattttctttagtttttaccaaagaatattcatcatatcgctcgatcaagaaaaagtcTGACCACTTGTTCAACATCAAAAGGAACCCAAAAAAGTTGCTTCACGACTacgtgaagaggttcaaagcacagaaggcaaagatagtcgAATGCAACGACTCAATAGCTAGGGTAGCCTTCCAAAAAAGAGTTACAACAGATCACCTGCTGTTCGaaaaattaatcatgaaaaAAGATCTAACTCTGGCAGACTCTTTCGCTCTAACAGAGAAACATGCATTTGGGACAAGGCTTGCTGATCCAGATGCAAGGACTTGA